In Alosa sapidissima isolate fAloSap1 chromosome 11, fAloSap1.pri, whole genome shotgun sequence, a single window of DNA contains:
- the ppip5k1b gene encoding inositol hexakisphosphate and diphosphoinositol-pentakisphosphate kinase 1 isoform X2, producing the protein MSQPEGGAELLVQGGSARFLMGSEDVEDGAMRSDMGLDEDEDDELLSERQIVVGICAMMKKSTSKPMTQIMERLCKFEYITVAIFPEEVILNQPVEKWPLCDCLISFHSKGFPLDKAVSYAKLRNPLLINDLNMQYFIQDRREVYRILLEEGIDLPRYVVLNRDPDRPEECNLLEGEDQVEVNGEVFPKPFVEKPVSAEDHNVYIYYPTSAGGGSQRLFRKIGSRSSVYSPETAVRKTGSYIYEEFMPTDGTDVKVYTVGPDYAHAEARKSPALDGKVERDSEGKEIRYPVMLTAMEKLVARKVCLAFKQTVCGFDLLRANGHSFVCDVNGFSFVKNSMKYYDDCAKVLGNMIMRELAPQFHIPWSIPMEAEDIPIVPTTSGTMMELRCVIAVIRHGDRTPKQKMKMEVRNALFFDLFEKYGGYKSGKLKLKKPKQLQEVLDIARQLLVELGQHNDCEIEEKKSKLEQLKTVLEMESSVNDNQYGHFSGINRKVQLTYLPNGQLKASSEEEDSQREGPSLLLVLKWGGELTPAGRVQAEELGRAFRCMYPGGQGDYAGFPGCGLLRLHSTYRHDLKIYASDEGRVQMTAAAFAKGLLALEGELTPILVQMVKSANMNGLLDSDSDSLTDCQQRVKAHLHEIMQRERDFTKGDYEKLAPTGSPSLINSMKIIGNPVKTCDLVYALIQSLTRQIRRKLEDPKSANLQLYHSETLELMLQRWSKLERDFRTKSGRYDISKIPDIYDCIKYDTQHNASLALEDTLELFHLSKALADIIIPQEYGISRPEKLDIASAYCLPLTKKIQLDLQRTHEDEAVNKLHPLYSRGVMSPGRHVRTRLYFTSESHVHSLLNVFRYGGLLSEEKDEQWRQAMDYLGAVSELNYMTQIVIMLYEDNNKDPSSEERFHVELHFSPGVKGGDDDDNAPLGFGFRPASSENHEKQTNPGSLEDLSQDAPERAMLSDPICILKKSQLIRSRKTGSMEVLSESSSSSSRGSAYRLFPSCSRQSPEVKASGLGSLVSGLFSAAGRAVSCSAPNLSDLGHALRSPRAHELFSMPAVKRFSVSYARHPTNGFEGCSMVPSIYPLETLHNSLSLKQVDEFLTAVCEDVGDTHSKTLKALSALFESQSMDVYSQSATTSPAPPDAPHSPLPHPEPPLCCQDISSPSSTMSSPGPPSPLLDPCVSE; encoded by the exons ATGTCTCAGCCCGAGGGCGGAGCGGAGCTGCTGGTCCAGGGGGGGAGCGCCAGGTTCCTGATGGGCTCCGAGGATGTGGAGGACGGAGCGATGAGGAGCGATATGGGACTggacgaggacgaggacgaCGAGTTG CTGTCCGAGCGGCAGATCGTGGTGGGCATCTGTGCCATGATGAAGAAGTCCACGTCCAAGCCCATGACGCAGATCATGGAGCGGCTCTGTAAGTTTGAGTACATCACTGTGGCCATCTTCCCCGAGGAGGTCATCCTCAACCAGCCTGTGGAGAAGTGGCCTCTCTGTGACTGCCTCATCTCGTTTCACTCCAaag gATTCCCACTGGACAAAGCTGTGAGTTATGCCAAATTAAGAAATCCTCTCCTTATCAATGATCTCAACATGCAGTACTTCATCCAAGACAG GCGTGAAGTGTACCGGATCCTGCTTGAGGAGGGGATTGACCTGCCACGCTATGTGGTGTTAAACAGAGACCCTGACAGACCAGAAG AATGTAACCTGCTGGAGGGCGAGGACCAGGTGGAGGTGAATGGAGAGGTGTTCCCGAAGCCTTTTGTGGAGAAGCCGGTCTCCGCCGAGGACCACAACGTTTACATCTACTACCCTACCTCAGCTGGGGGGGGCAGCCAGCGCCTCTTCAGAAAG ATCGGGAGTCGCAGTAGTGTGTATTCCCCTGAGACCGCTGTGAGGAAGACGGGCTCTTATATTTACGAGGAGTTCATGCCTACTGATGGCACAGACGTCAAG gtctacACTGTGGGTCCAGATTATGCGCATGCGGAGGCTCGTAAGTCTCCAGCTCTGGATGGAAAGGTGGAAAGAGACAGTGAGGGGAAGGAGATCCGCTACCCTGTCATGCTCACCGCCATGGAGAAGCTGGTGGCTCGCAAAGTGTGCCTTGCCTTCAAA CAAACGGTGTGCGGTTTCGACCTCCTCAGAGCCAACGGCCACTCCTTTGTGTGCGATGTCAACGGGTTCAGCTTTGTAAAGAACTCCATGAAGTACTATGATGATTGTGCCAAAGTTCTTGG gAACATGATCATGCGGGAACTGGCCCCTCAGTTTCACATCCCCTGGTCAATCCCGATGGAGGCTGAGGACATTCCCATAGTGCCCACTACCTCAGGAACCAT GATGGAGCTGCGCTGTGTCATAGCTGTTATCCGTCATGGAGACCGCACACCCAAACAGAAGATGAAGATGGAAGTGCGGAATGCTCT GTTCTTTGACCTTTTTGAGAAGTATGGTGGATACAAGTCTGGAAAGCTGAAATTGAAAAAGCCAAAACAACTTCAG GAAGTGCTGGATATTGCCCGTCAGCTGTTGGTCGAGCTTGGACAGCACAACGATTGTGAGATCGAGGAGAAGAAGTCCAAACTGGAGCAGCTGAAGACCGTTCtggagat GGAATCCAGCGTGAATGACAATCA GTACGGACATTTCTCAGGGATCAACAGGAAGGTGCAGCTGACGTACCTGCCCAACGGTCAGCTCAAAGCCTCCAGTGAGGAAGAAG ACTCTCAGAGGGAGGGCCCGTCCCTGCTGCTGGTGTTGAAGTGGGGAGGTGAACTGACCCCTGCAGGCAGGGTGCAGGCTGAGGAGCTGGGCAGGGCCTTCCGTTGCATGTACCCTGGAGGACAAG GTGATTACGCTGGCTTCCCTGGTTGCGGCCTGCTGAGACTCCACAGCACATACCGCCATGACCTCAAGATCTACGCCTCAGACGAGGGCCGTGTGCAGATGACCGCCGCTGCGTTTGCCAAG GGTCTGCTGGCCCTCGAGGGCGAACTGACCCCCATCCTGGTGCAGATGGTGAAGAGTGCCAACATGAACGGCCTGCTGGACAGTGACAGCGACTCACTGACCGACTGCCAGCAGCGGGTCAAAGCCCATCTGCACGAGATAATGCAGCGGGAGCGCGACTTCACCAAGGGGGACTACGAGAAG CTGGCTCCTACAGGCAGCCCATCCCTCATCAACTCCATGAAGATCATCGGCAACCCAGTGAAGACCTGTGATCTGGTCTACGCCTTAATCCAGAGTCTCACGCGCCAAATCCGTAGGAAACTGGAGGATCCCAAATCTGCAA acCTGCAGCTGTACCACAGCGAGACGCTGGAGCTCATGCTGCAACGCTGGTCCAAACTGGAGCGGGACTTCCGCACCAAGAGCGGCCGCTACGACATCAGCAAGATCCCCGACATCTACGACTGCATCAAGTACGACACGCAGCACAACGCCTCCCTGGCCCTGGAGGACACGCTGGAGCTCTTCCACTTGTCCAAGGCCCTGGCGGACATCATCATCCCCCAG GAGTATGGCATCAGCAGGCCAGAGAAGCTGGACATTGCCAGCGCCTACTGCCTGCCCCTGACCAAGAAGATCCAGCTGGACCTGCAGAGGACCCACGAGGACGAGGCTGTGAACAAGCTGCACCCACT GTACTCCCGAGGCGTGATGTCTCCGGGTCGCCATGTGCGGACCCGGCTCTACTTCACCAGCGAGAGTCACGTCCACTCCCTGCTCAACGTCTTCCGCTACGGTGGCCTGCTCAGC gaggAGAAGGATGAGCAGTGGCGGCAGGCGATGGATTACCTCGGTGCTGTTTCTGAGCTCAACTACATGACTCAAATAGTCATAATGCTGTACGAGGACAACAACAAG GATCCATCCTCTGAGGAGCGCTTCCATGTTGAGCTGCACTTCAGCCCTGGAGTGAAGGGAGGAGATGACGATGACAACGCCCCTTTGGGCTTCGGCTTCCGTCCAGCCTCATCTGAG AATCATGAGAAGCAGACCAACCCAGGAAGCTTGGAGGACCTGTCCCAGGATGCACCTGAGCGGGCCATGCTCTCCGACCCCATCTGCATCCTGAAGAAGTCTCAGCTGATTCGGAGCAGGAAGACCGGCTCCATGGAG GTTTTGTCGGAGAGCTCGTCCAGCTCCTCGCGTGGCTCAGCCTATCGCCTGTTCCCCTCCTGCTCTCGCCAGTCCCCTGAGGTCAAGGCCAGCGGCCTGG ggAGTCTGGTTTCGGGCCTCTTCAGCGCCGCAGGCCGGGCTGTCTCTTGCAGCGCCCCCAACCTCAGCGACCTTGGCCACGCGCTCCGGAGCCCCCGAGCACATG AGTTGTTCTCTATGCCGGCAGTAAAGAGATTTTCTGTGTCATATGCCAGGCATCCGACTAACG GGTTCGAAGGCTGCTCCATGGTGCCGTCCATCTACCCCCTGGAGACGCTGCACAACTCGCTCTCGCTCAAGCAGGTGGACGAGTTCCTCACGGCCGTCTGTGAGGACGTAGGGGACACCCACTCCAAGACTCTCAAAG CTCTCTCCGCCCTGTTTGAGTCCCAGTCCATGGACGTCTACTCCCAGTCGGCGACGACATCGCCTGCACCCCCCGACGCTCCACACTCACCCCTGCCCCACCCAGAGCCCCCTCTCTGCTGTCAAG atatcaGTAGCCCCTCCAGCACGATGTCCAGTCCAgggcccccctcccctctgttggacccttgtgtgagtgagtga
- the ppip5k1b gene encoding inositol hexakisphosphate and diphosphoinositol-pentakisphosphate kinase 1 isoform X5: MSQPEGGAELLVQGGSARFLMGSEDVEDGAMRSDMGLDEDEDDELLSERQIVVGICAMMKKSTSKPMTQIMERLCKFEYITVAIFPEEVILNQPVEKWPLCDCLISFHSKGFPLDKAVSYAKLRNPLLINDLNMQYFIQDRREVYRILLEEGIDLPRYVVLNRDPDRPEECNLLEGEDQVEVNGEVFPKPFVEKPVSAEDHNVYIYYPTSAGGGSQRLFRKIGSRSSVYSPETAVRKTGSYIYEEFMPTDGTDVKVYTVGPDYAHAEARKSPALDGKVERDSEGKEIRYPVMLTAMEKLVARKVCLAFKQTVCGFDLLRANGHSFVCDVNGFSFVKNSMKYYDDCAKVLGNMIMRELAPQFHIPWSIPMEAEDIPIVPTTSGTMMELRCVIAVIRHGDRTPKQKMKMEVRNALFFDLFEKYGGYKSGKLKLKKPKQLQEVLDIARQLLVELGQHNDCEIEEKKSKLEQLKTVLEMESSVNDNQYGHFSGINRKVQLTYLPNGQLKASSEEEDSQREGPSLLLVLKWGGELTPAGRVQAEELGRAFRCMYPGGQGDYAGFPGCGLLRLHSTYRHDLKIYASDEGRVQMTAAAFAKGLLALEGELTPILVQMVKSANMNGLLDSDSDSLTDCQQRVKAHLHEIMQRERDFTKGDYEKLAPTGSPSLINSMKIIGNPVKTCDLVYALIQSLTRQIRRKLEDPKSANLQLYHSETLELMLQRWSKLERDFRTKSGRYDISKIPDIYDCIKYDTQHNASLALEDTLELFHLSKALADIIIPQEYGISRPEKLDIASAYCLPLTKKIQLDLQRTHEDEAVNKLHPLWFRYSRGVMSPGRHVRTRLYFTSESHVHSLLNVFRYGGLLSEEKDEQWRQAMDYLGAVSELNYMTQIVIMLYEDNNKDPSSEERFHVELHFSPGVKGGDDDDNAPLGFGFRPASSENHEKQTNPGSLEDLSQDAPERAMLSDPICILKKSQLIRSRKTGSMEVLSESSSSSSRGSAYRLFPSCSRQSPEVKASGLGSLVSGLFSAAGRAVSCSAPNLSDLGHALRSPRAHGFEGCSMVPSIYPLETLHNSLSLKQVDEFLTAVCEDVGDTHSKTLKALSALFESQSMDVYSQSATTSPAPPDAPHSPLPHPEPPLCCQDISSPSSTMSSPGPPSPLLDPCVSE; this comes from the exons ATGTCTCAGCCCGAGGGCGGAGCGGAGCTGCTGGTCCAGGGGGGGAGCGCCAGGTTCCTGATGGGCTCCGAGGATGTGGAGGACGGAGCGATGAGGAGCGATATGGGACTggacgaggacgaggacgaCGAGTTG CTGTCCGAGCGGCAGATCGTGGTGGGCATCTGTGCCATGATGAAGAAGTCCACGTCCAAGCCCATGACGCAGATCATGGAGCGGCTCTGTAAGTTTGAGTACATCACTGTGGCCATCTTCCCCGAGGAGGTCATCCTCAACCAGCCTGTGGAGAAGTGGCCTCTCTGTGACTGCCTCATCTCGTTTCACTCCAaag gATTCCCACTGGACAAAGCTGTGAGTTATGCCAAATTAAGAAATCCTCTCCTTATCAATGATCTCAACATGCAGTACTTCATCCAAGACAG GCGTGAAGTGTACCGGATCCTGCTTGAGGAGGGGATTGACCTGCCACGCTATGTGGTGTTAAACAGAGACCCTGACAGACCAGAAG AATGTAACCTGCTGGAGGGCGAGGACCAGGTGGAGGTGAATGGAGAGGTGTTCCCGAAGCCTTTTGTGGAGAAGCCGGTCTCCGCCGAGGACCACAACGTTTACATCTACTACCCTACCTCAGCTGGGGGGGGCAGCCAGCGCCTCTTCAGAAAG ATCGGGAGTCGCAGTAGTGTGTATTCCCCTGAGACCGCTGTGAGGAAGACGGGCTCTTATATTTACGAGGAGTTCATGCCTACTGATGGCACAGACGTCAAG gtctacACTGTGGGTCCAGATTATGCGCATGCGGAGGCTCGTAAGTCTCCAGCTCTGGATGGAAAGGTGGAAAGAGACAGTGAGGGGAAGGAGATCCGCTACCCTGTCATGCTCACCGCCATGGAGAAGCTGGTGGCTCGCAAAGTGTGCCTTGCCTTCAAA CAAACGGTGTGCGGTTTCGACCTCCTCAGAGCCAACGGCCACTCCTTTGTGTGCGATGTCAACGGGTTCAGCTTTGTAAAGAACTCCATGAAGTACTATGATGATTGTGCCAAAGTTCTTGG gAACATGATCATGCGGGAACTGGCCCCTCAGTTTCACATCCCCTGGTCAATCCCGATGGAGGCTGAGGACATTCCCATAGTGCCCACTACCTCAGGAACCAT GATGGAGCTGCGCTGTGTCATAGCTGTTATCCGTCATGGAGACCGCACACCCAAACAGAAGATGAAGATGGAAGTGCGGAATGCTCT GTTCTTTGACCTTTTTGAGAAGTATGGTGGATACAAGTCTGGAAAGCTGAAATTGAAAAAGCCAAAACAACTTCAG GAAGTGCTGGATATTGCCCGTCAGCTGTTGGTCGAGCTTGGACAGCACAACGATTGTGAGATCGAGGAGAAGAAGTCCAAACTGGAGCAGCTGAAGACCGTTCtggagat GGAATCCAGCGTGAATGACAATCA GTACGGACATTTCTCAGGGATCAACAGGAAGGTGCAGCTGACGTACCTGCCCAACGGTCAGCTCAAAGCCTCCAGTGAGGAAGAAG ACTCTCAGAGGGAGGGCCCGTCCCTGCTGCTGGTGTTGAAGTGGGGAGGTGAACTGACCCCTGCAGGCAGGGTGCAGGCTGAGGAGCTGGGCAGGGCCTTCCGTTGCATGTACCCTGGAGGACAAG GTGATTACGCTGGCTTCCCTGGTTGCGGCCTGCTGAGACTCCACAGCACATACCGCCATGACCTCAAGATCTACGCCTCAGACGAGGGCCGTGTGCAGATGACCGCCGCTGCGTTTGCCAAG GGTCTGCTGGCCCTCGAGGGCGAACTGACCCCCATCCTGGTGCAGATGGTGAAGAGTGCCAACATGAACGGCCTGCTGGACAGTGACAGCGACTCACTGACCGACTGCCAGCAGCGGGTCAAAGCCCATCTGCACGAGATAATGCAGCGGGAGCGCGACTTCACCAAGGGGGACTACGAGAAG CTGGCTCCTACAGGCAGCCCATCCCTCATCAACTCCATGAAGATCATCGGCAACCCAGTGAAGACCTGTGATCTGGTCTACGCCTTAATCCAGAGTCTCACGCGCCAAATCCGTAGGAAACTGGAGGATCCCAAATCTGCAA acCTGCAGCTGTACCACAGCGAGACGCTGGAGCTCATGCTGCAACGCTGGTCCAAACTGGAGCGGGACTTCCGCACCAAGAGCGGCCGCTACGACATCAGCAAGATCCCCGACATCTACGACTGCATCAAGTACGACACGCAGCACAACGCCTCCCTGGCCCTGGAGGACACGCTGGAGCTCTTCCACTTGTCCAAGGCCCTGGCGGACATCATCATCCCCCAG GAGTATGGCATCAGCAGGCCAGAGAAGCTGGACATTGCCAGCGCCTACTGCCTGCCCCTGACCAAGAAGATCCAGCTGGACCTGCAGAGGACCCACGAGGACGAGGCTGTGAACAAGCTGCACCCACT GTGGTTCAGGTACTCCCGAGGCGTGATGTCTCCGGGTCGCCATGTGCGGACCCGGCTCTACTTCACCAGCGAGAGTCACGTCCACTCCCTGCTCAACGTCTTCCGCTACGGTGGCCTGCTCAGC gaggAGAAGGATGAGCAGTGGCGGCAGGCGATGGATTACCTCGGTGCTGTTTCTGAGCTCAACTACATGACTCAAATAGTCATAATGCTGTACGAGGACAACAACAAG GATCCATCCTCTGAGGAGCGCTTCCATGTTGAGCTGCACTTCAGCCCTGGAGTGAAGGGAGGAGATGACGATGACAACGCCCCTTTGGGCTTCGGCTTCCGTCCAGCCTCATCTGAG AATCATGAGAAGCAGACCAACCCAGGAAGCTTGGAGGACCTGTCCCAGGATGCACCTGAGCGGGCCATGCTCTCCGACCCCATCTGCATCCTGAAGAAGTCTCAGCTGATTCGGAGCAGGAAGACCGGCTCCATGGAG GTTTTGTCGGAGAGCTCGTCCAGCTCCTCGCGTGGCTCAGCCTATCGCCTGTTCCCCTCCTGCTCTCGCCAGTCCCCTGAGGTCAAGGCCAGCGGCCTGG ggAGTCTGGTTTCGGGCCTCTTCAGCGCCGCAGGCCGGGCTGTCTCTTGCAGCGCCCCCAACCTCAGCGACCTTGGCCACGCGCTCCGGAGCCCCCGAGCACATG GGTTCGAAGGCTGCTCCATGGTGCCGTCCATCTACCCCCTGGAGACGCTGCACAACTCGCTCTCGCTCAAGCAGGTGGACGAGTTCCTCACGGCCGTCTGTGAGGACGTAGGGGACACCCACTCCAAGACTCTCAAAG CTCTCTCCGCCCTGTTTGAGTCCCAGTCCATGGACGTCTACTCCCAGTCGGCGACGACATCGCCTGCACCCCCCGACGCTCCACACTCACCCCTGCCCCACCCAGAGCCCCCTCTCTGCTGTCAAG atatcaGTAGCCCCTCCAGCACGATGTCCAGTCCAgggcccccctcccctctgttggacccttgtgtgagtgagtga
- the ppip5k1b gene encoding inositol hexakisphosphate and diphosphoinositol-pentakisphosphate kinase 1 isoform X6: protein MSQPEGGAELLVQGGSARFLMGSEDVEDGAMRSDMGLDEDEDDELLSERQIVVGICAMMKKSTSKPMTQIMERLCKFEYITVAIFPEEVILNQPVEKWPLCDCLISFHSKGFPLDKAVSYAKLRNPLLINDLNMQYFIQDRREVYRILLEEGIDLPRYVVLNRDPDRPEECNLLEGEDQVEVNGEVFPKPFVEKPVSAEDHNVYIYYPTSAGGGSQRLFRKIGSRSSVYSPETAVRKTGSYIYEEFMPTDGTDVKVYTVGPDYAHAEARKSPALDGKVERDSEGKEIRYPVMLTAMEKLVARKVCLAFKQTVCGFDLLRANGHSFVCDVNGFSFVKNSMKYYDDCAKVLGNMIMRELAPQFHIPWSIPMEAEDIPIVPTTSGTMMELRCVIAVIRHGDRTPKQKMKMEVRNALFFDLFEKYGGYKSGKLKLKKPKQLQEVLDIARQLLVELGQHNDCEIEEKKSKLEQLKTVLEMESSVNDNQYGHFSGINRKVQLTYLPNGQLKASSEEEDSQREGPSLLLVLKWGGELTPAGRVQAEELGRAFRCMYPGGQGDYAGFPGCGLLRLHSTYRHDLKIYASDEGRVQMTAAAFAKGLLALEGELTPILVQMVKSANMNGLLDSDSDSLTDCQQRVKAHLHEIMQRERDFTKGDYEKLAPTGSPSLINSMKIIGNPVKTCDLVYALIQSLTRQIRRKLEDPKSANLQLYHSETLELMLQRWSKLERDFRTKSGRYDISKIPDIYDCIKYDTQHNASLALEDTLELFHLSKALADIIIPQEYGISRPEKLDIASAYCLPLTKKIQLDLQRTHEDEAVNKLHPLWFRYSRGVMSPGRHVRTRLYFTSESHVHSLLNVFRYGGLLSEEKDEQWRQAMDYLGAVSELNYMTQIVIMLYEDNNKDPSSEERFHVELHFSPGVKGGDDDDNAPLGFGFRPASSENHEKQTNPGSLEDLSQDAPERAMLSDPICILKKSQLIRSRKTGSMEVLSESSSSSSRGSAYRLFPSCSRQSPEVKASGLELFSMPAVKRFSVSYARHPTNGFEGCSMVPSIYPLETLHNSLSLKQVDEFLTAVCEDVGDTHSKTLKALSALFESQSMDVYSQSATTSPAPPDAPHSPLPHPEPPLCCQDISSPSSTMSSPGPPSPLLDPCVSE from the exons ATGTCTCAGCCCGAGGGCGGAGCGGAGCTGCTGGTCCAGGGGGGGAGCGCCAGGTTCCTGATGGGCTCCGAGGATGTGGAGGACGGAGCGATGAGGAGCGATATGGGACTggacgaggacgaggacgaCGAGTTG CTGTCCGAGCGGCAGATCGTGGTGGGCATCTGTGCCATGATGAAGAAGTCCACGTCCAAGCCCATGACGCAGATCATGGAGCGGCTCTGTAAGTTTGAGTACATCACTGTGGCCATCTTCCCCGAGGAGGTCATCCTCAACCAGCCTGTGGAGAAGTGGCCTCTCTGTGACTGCCTCATCTCGTTTCACTCCAaag gATTCCCACTGGACAAAGCTGTGAGTTATGCCAAATTAAGAAATCCTCTCCTTATCAATGATCTCAACATGCAGTACTTCATCCAAGACAG GCGTGAAGTGTACCGGATCCTGCTTGAGGAGGGGATTGACCTGCCACGCTATGTGGTGTTAAACAGAGACCCTGACAGACCAGAAG AATGTAACCTGCTGGAGGGCGAGGACCAGGTGGAGGTGAATGGAGAGGTGTTCCCGAAGCCTTTTGTGGAGAAGCCGGTCTCCGCCGAGGACCACAACGTTTACATCTACTACCCTACCTCAGCTGGGGGGGGCAGCCAGCGCCTCTTCAGAAAG ATCGGGAGTCGCAGTAGTGTGTATTCCCCTGAGACCGCTGTGAGGAAGACGGGCTCTTATATTTACGAGGAGTTCATGCCTACTGATGGCACAGACGTCAAG gtctacACTGTGGGTCCAGATTATGCGCATGCGGAGGCTCGTAAGTCTCCAGCTCTGGATGGAAAGGTGGAAAGAGACAGTGAGGGGAAGGAGATCCGCTACCCTGTCATGCTCACCGCCATGGAGAAGCTGGTGGCTCGCAAAGTGTGCCTTGCCTTCAAA CAAACGGTGTGCGGTTTCGACCTCCTCAGAGCCAACGGCCACTCCTTTGTGTGCGATGTCAACGGGTTCAGCTTTGTAAAGAACTCCATGAAGTACTATGATGATTGTGCCAAAGTTCTTGG gAACATGATCATGCGGGAACTGGCCCCTCAGTTTCACATCCCCTGGTCAATCCCGATGGAGGCTGAGGACATTCCCATAGTGCCCACTACCTCAGGAACCAT GATGGAGCTGCGCTGTGTCATAGCTGTTATCCGTCATGGAGACCGCACACCCAAACAGAAGATGAAGATGGAAGTGCGGAATGCTCT GTTCTTTGACCTTTTTGAGAAGTATGGTGGATACAAGTCTGGAAAGCTGAAATTGAAAAAGCCAAAACAACTTCAG GAAGTGCTGGATATTGCCCGTCAGCTGTTGGTCGAGCTTGGACAGCACAACGATTGTGAGATCGAGGAGAAGAAGTCCAAACTGGAGCAGCTGAAGACCGTTCtggagat GGAATCCAGCGTGAATGACAATCA GTACGGACATTTCTCAGGGATCAACAGGAAGGTGCAGCTGACGTACCTGCCCAACGGTCAGCTCAAAGCCTCCAGTGAGGAAGAAG ACTCTCAGAGGGAGGGCCCGTCCCTGCTGCTGGTGTTGAAGTGGGGAGGTGAACTGACCCCTGCAGGCAGGGTGCAGGCTGAGGAGCTGGGCAGGGCCTTCCGTTGCATGTACCCTGGAGGACAAG GTGATTACGCTGGCTTCCCTGGTTGCGGCCTGCTGAGACTCCACAGCACATACCGCCATGACCTCAAGATCTACGCCTCAGACGAGGGCCGTGTGCAGATGACCGCCGCTGCGTTTGCCAAG GGTCTGCTGGCCCTCGAGGGCGAACTGACCCCCATCCTGGTGCAGATGGTGAAGAGTGCCAACATGAACGGCCTGCTGGACAGTGACAGCGACTCACTGACCGACTGCCAGCAGCGGGTCAAAGCCCATCTGCACGAGATAATGCAGCGGGAGCGCGACTTCACCAAGGGGGACTACGAGAAG CTGGCTCCTACAGGCAGCCCATCCCTCATCAACTCCATGAAGATCATCGGCAACCCAGTGAAGACCTGTGATCTGGTCTACGCCTTAATCCAGAGTCTCACGCGCCAAATCCGTAGGAAACTGGAGGATCCCAAATCTGCAA acCTGCAGCTGTACCACAGCGAGACGCTGGAGCTCATGCTGCAACGCTGGTCCAAACTGGAGCGGGACTTCCGCACCAAGAGCGGCCGCTACGACATCAGCAAGATCCCCGACATCTACGACTGCATCAAGTACGACACGCAGCACAACGCCTCCCTGGCCCTGGAGGACACGCTGGAGCTCTTCCACTTGTCCAAGGCCCTGGCGGACATCATCATCCCCCAG GAGTATGGCATCAGCAGGCCAGAGAAGCTGGACATTGCCAGCGCCTACTGCCTGCCCCTGACCAAGAAGATCCAGCTGGACCTGCAGAGGACCCACGAGGACGAGGCTGTGAACAAGCTGCACCCACT GTGGTTCAGGTACTCCCGAGGCGTGATGTCTCCGGGTCGCCATGTGCGGACCCGGCTCTACTTCACCAGCGAGAGTCACGTCCACTCCCTGCTCAACGTCTTCCGCTACGGTGGCCTGCTCAGC gaggAGAAGGATGAGCAGTGGCGGCAGGCGATGGATTACCTCGGTGCTGTTTCTGAGCTCAACTACATGACTCAAATAGTCATAATGCTGTACGAGGACAACAACAAG GATCCATCCTCTGAGGAGCGCTTCCATGTTGAGCTGCACTTCAGCCCTGGAGTGAAGGGAGGAGATGACGATGACAACGCCCCTTTGGGCTTCGGCTTCCGTCCAGCCTCATCTGAG AATCATGAGAAGCAGACCAACCCAGGAAGCTTGGAGGACCTGTCCCAGGATGCACCTGAGCGGGCCATGCTCTCCGACCCCATCTGCATCCTGAAGAAGTCTCAGCTGATTCGGAGCAGGAAGACCGGCTCCATGGAG GTTTTGTCGGAGAGCTCGTCCAGCTCCTCGCGTGGCTCAGCCTATCGCCTGTTCCCCTCCTGCTCTCGCCAGTCCCCTGAGGTCAAGGCCAGCGGCCTGG AGTTGTTCTCTATGCCGGCAGTAAAGAGATTTTCTGTGTCATATGCCAGGCATCCGACTAACG GGTTCGAAGGCTGCTCCATGGTGCCGTCCATCTACCCCCTGGAGACGCTGCACAACTCGCTCTCGCTCAAGCAGGTGGACGAGTTCCTCACGGCCGTCTGTGAGGACGTAGGGGACACCCACTCCAAGACTCTCAAAG CTCTCTCCGCCCTGTTTGAGTCCCAGTCCATGGACGTCTACTCCCAGTCGGCGACGACATCGCCTGCACCCCCCGACGCTCCACACTCACCCCTGCCCCACCCAGAGCCCCCTCTCTGCTGTCAAG atatcaGTAGCCCCTCCAGCACGATGTCCAGTCCAgggcccccctcccctctgttggacccttgtgtgagtgagtga